TCAGGCACATCTCACGAATTCGTTGAAGCGTTATTATGGTCAGATGCCAAAGGAAATCATCAAGCCTGCGCCATGATCTACAAAGCCGTGTAGAATTCTTTTGAAACAGACTCCTCTTTTTGGATGGTATCAACAATGATCAAAATTGCTCCCATTACCTTGGAAGGTCACGGCATTCGGCTTGAACCGCTAACCTTTGAACACGAAGCGGATCTCTCAGCGGCGGCAGCGGATGGCGAACTGTGGAATCTTTGGTTTACCTCTGTGCCGCAGCCGGAAGAGACCAAAGCGTATATTGAAACTGCTTTGGCTGGTTATCAAGCCGGTCATATGTTGCCGTGGGCGGTCCGCGAGTTGACGACGGGAAGGATCATCGGGAGCACCCGCTATCATGATGTGATTGCCAATATCGACCGGGTGGAAATCGGTTACACCTGGTATGCCAAAAGCTGGCAGAAGAGTCATGTCAACACGGTTTGTAAGTTATTGCTTCTCGCTCATGCCTTTGATACGCTTGGTTGTAAAGTGGTGGGCTTGCGCACCGATAATTTCAACTTCAATTCGCAAAAAGCGATTGAAGGTTTGGGGGCTAAAAAGGACGGCATCTTGCGTCATCATGCCATGCGTCGCGACGGGTCTGTTCGTGATAGCGTCATGTACAGCATTCTGGTCACCGAGTGGCCCGGTGTAAAACAGAATCTCCGATTTCGGCTGGCTCGTCACGGAACATTGTAGGTTGTCGTTTTTTTCCAAGACGAACCCTCCTTCTCCCTTTATCATAGGGAGACACTTACTGTTCAAAAGGAGAAACCATGAGAAAAATAATTGTGCATGAATTCATTACGTTGGATGGTGTCATTCAGGCACCGGGCAGCCCCACCGAAGATACCGATGGCGGCTTCACTCACGGCGGTTGGACGCTTCCCTACTGGCATGACGAGATCGGCGCGCACTTCGGGCAGATCTTTGCGGACGCCGATACCCTGCTGCTCGGGCGCAAGACCTGGGAAACTCATGGGGAGGCGTTCGAGCCGAACTCAGCGGAAGACCCGTTCAACGGCTTCAAGAAATATGTTGTGTCCAATACCTTGAAGTCCGCAGATGCCTGGCGGGACTCAACCATCATCCGGGGGAATGTGATCGAAGAAGTCCGCAAGTTGAAAAGCCAGCCGGGTAAGAACATCGTCATGGATGGGAGCAGCGTTCTGGTTCAGGCATTGATTGAAAACGAGTTGGTGGATGAGATCGCCCTGCATGTCTATCCGTTGGCGCTTGGCGGCGGCAAACACTTATTCCCGGAAGGAAAGCGCGTCAATCTCAACCTGATAGAGTCTTCTTCGCTTCCAACCGGTGTCGTGTATCAACGCTTTCAGCTCGCATAAAAAATCAAAGAGCAAGAGGATACAAGGAGACTGCATGAAAATCCATTTGGTTGACGGAACTTATGAGTTATTCCGCGCGCATTTCGGCGCACCGCCTAAGAAAGCCCCCAACGGACAGGAAGTTGGCGCAACCCTTGGGCTGATTCGCAGCATGCTTTTGCTTCTCTCCGGCCCCGAAGTGACTCACGTCGCTGTGGCGTTCGACCATGTGATCGAGTCGTTCCGCAATAAGATGTATGCAGGCTATAAATCCAGCGAAGGCGTGGACCCGGTGATCCTGAATCAGTTTCCGCTGGCTGAGGCGTCGATAAAAGCCTTGGGTATGGTGACCTGGCCCATGTCCAAGTTTGAGGCGGACGATGCGATTGCTGCCGCAGTGGCGAAGTTCAAGAAGGTTAAATCGGTGGAGCAGATCGTCATTTGTTCCGTCGATAAAGACCTGACGCAAATGGTGGATGGCGACCGCGTCGTATGCTGGGATCGCCGCCGTGAAATTACGTTGAATGAAAAAGGTGTGATCGAAAAGTTCGGCGTGCCGCCTGAATCAATACCCGATTTTCTCGCACTCGTAGGTGACTCAGCCGATGGTTACCCAGGTATTCAAGGCTGGGGCGAGAAATCTACATCAGCTGTTCTGGCGAAGTACAAGCATATTGAGTCCATTCCCAAAGACCCAAACAAAATTCCGCTGAGTTTGGGGCGGGCAACAACCCTGCTCGAAAATTTGCAGAAGAATTATAAAGATGCCTTGTTATTTAGAGAATTATCCACCTTACGAACCGATGTTCCTATAAAAGAAACTCTTGCAGATCTAAAATGGCAGGGCGTTTACCCACGGTTTAAGAAGGTTTGCGAGGAACTGGGAAACCAAAGCATTCCAGAGCGTATCACCAGGTGGAGGAAGTAAAAAGACTTTTTAGATTATGCTTTACTTGATGGTTTTTACGGTCTTGTTCCTTATTGTCATCCTTAGCGCGTTATGGATGATCGTCCCTGCATTTTTTGGTCCACCCTCCATCCCTACCCGGATGAACCGCATCCGCAAAGCGTTGCAACTTGCAAACCTCCAACCCGGAGAGACCGTCTACGATCTCGGCGCCGGGGATGGACGTGTGCTGTTGATCGCAGCAAACGAATTCAATGCCAAAGCGGTTGGTGTGGAAGTCGGACCCGTCCAATGTCTGTTAATTAAATTGCGCGCTCTTGCCAGCGGACATGGCGATAAGATTCGTGTGAAGTGGGGAAATTATTTTAAGGCAGAGCTTAAAGATGCCGATGTGGTCTTTATCTACGCCACTTCAAAAGAGACAATCAAACTTGCAGGTCATTTAAAAACGCAAATGAAGTTGCGAGCGCGGCTCGTTTCAATCTCCGCAGATTTCCCGGAGTGGGAACCCACTTTCATCGACGAATTGGATTTGATCTTCCTTTACGTCATGCCGCCTGTTGATGGAAGCCCCGCTACATACTTCATTAAAAAGGCAGGCTAATTTCTTATGCGCCCAATTTATACATCGATGATTTTACGCCTTCATCCAGCAGTTTAAACTCATTTTTCTCCAACACTCGCTTCGAGCCCAGATTGCGATTTGCCACTTCAGCATATAACGGGCGGTTTCTGACAATCACTAAAAATTCCGCGACCGCCGCACTTGCGATTCCTCTTTTCCAAAATTCCCTGCCGATCCAATATCCAATTCTTTGCTCGTACTTGCTTTCTTTCCAACAAATGATGTGACCCGCGACCTTTTCTTTGTAGACGATGGTCCGCGCGGTCACATTTTTGTCTCTCAATATCCCTTCCCAATGCCGCATGAACTCGCCGCGATCTTTGGAGGGATAGGCAGACAAGGCAACCGCTTCAGGGTCAAGCTGCTGTTGAAACAAGATGGACAGGTCCGCTTCGATTACTGGACGTAGGGTTATCTTCGCCATTACGGAATTTTATCAATATCGTACGGGGTGAGCAGAAGAAACAAAATGTCTCTTCTTAAAAGTGTAGGAAGATGCATGCCATCCTTTCATCTTCCAGGCATGAACGACAGCGTCATTTTTATTTGCCGAAATTAAAGCCTGAACTTTCTGTTTGGTTGCGAGGATTCGCAGGGTCGGCTTCTCCGCCTCTTTCGACTCGAGAGAATATTTAATTTCGTGCGGTCATATAGGCGAATCCGAATGTGTCAAGCCCGTGCGGATAGGACTTCATGCCCCCTTGCCAGTCAGGCAATTTGGTCTTATATTCTCACGGAATTTTAATGGTTGAAGATGTTCCCGGATAAATCCGTAATTTGCCCAGTCACGATCGGACGAGATAACGACCTGCAGCGATTGCAAGGTCTTTTCGCACACGCCTTGGAAGGCAATGGACAGATTGCATTGATCTCGGGCGAAGCCGGGATCGGTAAAACCCGCTTCGCAAATGAAGCCGAAACCTGGTCTGCCCAAAGGGGGTTGGTGCTACGGGGAAATTGTTTCCAAACCGAAAGCGCTCAACCTTATGCACCTTTGCTTGACCTGCTTCGATATTTTCTTGCAACTCGTTCCAAAGACGAGATCAAACGGGCAATCGGTCCGCACGCAGTCTCCTTGCTTCGATTAATGCCGGAATTGGAAGTCCATTTTCCAGACATAGTTCCTGCGCCAACTCCCGACCCCAAGATCGAAAAACAGCGTATCTTCCAATCATTAACCCAGATCTTCATGGAGCTTGCACGGAACAAGCCCTTGGTCGTCATCATTGAAGACTTGCACTGGAGCGACTCGACCAGCCTCGAATTCCTTTTGCTGCTTGCCAGGCGGATTGCGCCATTGCCCATTTTCCTGGTTCTTACATACCGGAGCGACGAGACCAACCCAGAGTTGACCCACTTCCTGGCAGAACTGGACCGCAGCCGTCTCGGGACAGATTTTTCTTTGAAGCGTTTGACAGCTTTCGATGTCGATCTCATGCTGCGCGCCATCCTTGAGCTCGATACGCCGGTCAGCCAGGAATTTCTCGATGCGGTATTCCCATTGACGGAGGGCAACCCTTTTTTTATCGAAGAGATCCTTAAATCTCTCATGGAAGAGGGTGATGTGTTTTTTGCGAATGGCGTGTGGGATCGGAAAGAGATCAGCCAGCTTCGGATTCCACGCACGATCCAGGACGCGGTTCAACGCCGCACCCAAAAATTGGACGAACGAACGGTTCGAGTCTTGACGATGGCTTCGGTTCTGGGAAGGCGCTTTAACTTTCACCTTCTACGGGATATTTTGCAGGTCGACGAACCGGAGTTGTTGGAAAATCTCAAGCAATTGGTTAAAGTGCAATTGATCGTGGAAGAGAACGCCGATGTATTTGCATTTCGGCATGCCCTGACCCGTGAAGCGGCATATTCGACCATGATGCTGCGCGAAAGACAGGGGTTGCATCGTTTGGCGGGCGAAGCCATGGAGCGGATGTTTATTGCGGTCCTTACCTCCCATTTTGCCGACCTGTCTTATCATTTTTATACAGCTGAAGAATGGCGGAAGGCGTTCGATTACTCGCTTAAAGCAGGCGATCAGGCTTGCGATCTCTACGCTCCGCGTGAGGCGATCGTTTTTTACTCGCGAGTCTTTGTGGCAGCCCGCCAATTGGGAAAGGAGATCGAACCCGGGCTGCTCCTCCTGCGTGGACGTGCCTATGAGACCATGGGGGATTTCAAATCGGCATTGGATGATTTCGAACAGGCATTGAAAATTGCACGCGAGTCTCACGATGGGATGACCGAATGGCAGACCCTCCTTAACCTCGGGCAGCTTTGGACGGGGCGGGACTATCAACGCACGGGAGAATATTTCCGCGTTGCAGAATCGGTTTCGCAAACCCTTCAGGATGCCCGCTTGCAAGCCTTGAGTTTGAATCGATTGGGGAATTGGCATGTCAATATCGGGAAGACCGGGCAGGGGTTGGGACTGCACCGCAAGGCATTGGAGATCTATCAGCAGAATCAAGACCCCAAAGGAACGGCTGAATCTTTTGATCTAATGGGCATGGCGGTCATGCATCATGGCGATCTTCTCGCTTCATTTGGCGAATATCAACAGGCCATCAAGATATTCCGCTCGCTTGATGATAAATATGGATTGATCTCCGCATTGTCGGGCTCCTGCAATACCTTCAGTTGGAATGAGACCAATTTTGTACCGGGGATAACCCCGCTTGAAAATTATCACATGTCCATCGAAGCATTGGAATTAAGCCGCCAGACGGGATGGACAGCCGGAGAGGCATTCGTTGAGTGGTCGATTGCGCTAAATCTGGGCGGGCGCGGTCTGTTCGACGAGGCAATCGGTCATGCTTCAGAGTCGCTTCGTATTGCGACCGAGATCGGTCATCGCCAGTGGATCATTGGCGCCCAGAACGCTTTGGGTTATGTCCACTTGATGATGTTACAAGCCAACAGCGCGATCCAGTGGTTTGAACTGGCGCTGGCGTTTGCAAACAAACTTGGTTCTGCCTGGTGGGTGGGGGGGATAACTGCCAATCTGGCAGGTGCTTATTTATTGAACAATGACCTGCCTCGCGCCCGCGCGCTGCTCGATACCGGGTTGGAAAACGAGAAAGGCGATTACACCCTTGCGAGGCAACGGATGTTATGGGCGAAGGGGCATCTTTTATTGGCAGAGGAAAAACCGAAGGAGTCGTTAAAGATCGTGGAGGAGTTGTTATCCTTGCGGTCTCGGCATCCGGCTAATCAACCCATTCCGTATTTATTGAAACTCAAAGGGCAGGCACTGACACGCTTAAAGCAGGAAAAGAAAGCCGTTGAATCCCTGGAAGATGCCAAGCGGGGTGCGATCCAGCGTGAGGCATTGCCATTGCAATGGCAGATCCATGCCCTGTTAGGCTGGCTGCACCGTACTCAGAAGAATACTCAGGCAAGTGAAATGGAATTTGGAAGTGCGCGCCAGGTGCTGAACACGTTGGAAGCCAATATTCAGGACGAAACCTTGCGTGAACAATTTTTAAACCGCGCTTTGGAATATCTGCCAAAAGAGAGGGTGTTGACAAAACGTCAGAGTGAGTCTGAAAAATATGGCGGGCTGACCGCCCGAGAGCGCGAAGTGATGCGTTATTTATCCCGGGGAAAATCGAATCGCGAGATCGCAGAAGCCCTGTTCCTAAGCGAACGGACGGTCGAGAATCATGTCGCCAACATCCTGAATAAGCTGGGTTTTGATTCGCGTGCCCAGGCTGCGGTGTGGGCGGTCGAAAAAGGATTGGTATAGGCTGCCTGCTGTGCAGGGAAAGGGGGATGCATATTGCCTGATCGAGGAGAGCATAAATGACTGAATTATTATTTCGAACATTCCAGAACTGGGGTGAAAGAGAGCGGACGAAACGTGAAAAGTTATTCGATGACTGGTTGCTGAACGACGCATTGCAGGAGGCATGGCGGGCGCGGGTGATTTCGAGCCTTTGCGCGATCTTTCTCGTCTTTACCTTTATCAACGGCTCGACAACTTTAAAAACATTTCTTGAGTACCCGGCTTATCAAAGCTGGCAATTTCTTCTGTTGCTTATCAGTTCGGTCTATTGGGGCGCCTTAATGGGGGTCAGTTGGTGGCTTGCCCGGCACGGAAAAGCGCAGCAGGCTGTGTATATCATGCTGATCTTATTCCTGGTCGGTCCCACCGGGTTGGGGAGTATCGGTATTCGGGAGTTTAGTGATTTCTACAATGTGCCCCTGCTCGTTCTCTCCATTTTGTTCGTTTCCCTCCTTTCGAAGCGGGAAGAACAGCAGACCTTGAACATTGCTGTAATCCTGGTCTGGTCTCTGTATATATTGCTCCAATACCTTCTTGCAGACGATATACAAAGAACCATACCGCCGTTGATGGCAGCCATCACGCCTGGGGCGATCCTGAGCACGATCATGTTTTATGTCATTTTGATCCTTCAGTTTTACCGTTTATCGGTGCCAAACAAGATATTATTATCGTCTCTGACAGCGTTTCATTTTTTTCACCAGGTGATCTTGCTCTATTTACAAAATATCCTTGCGAAATATCTTACATCCTTTGCGCTTGATTATTTCATGGATGAGTTCAGGTTCATCCTGTATTTTCTAATCGGGAGTATGACCCTTGTCCTTTTGATCGTTACGCGCGTGATCTCAAACCCGCTGACTAAATTAACTGATACGGTCGTTCGAATAAACGAAAACAACCTCAAACTTCGTGCAGATTTGACCAGCATCGATGAGTTTGGAGAATTATCAAAGGTCTTCAACCAGATCATTGCCCGCCTGGGAGAGACACTTGATGGGTTGGAGCAGCAAGTGGAGGAACGTACGCGCGATTTGAACGTGGCATCCCAGGTCTCGAAGCAGATCACCCAGGTGTTAAACCTCGAAGAATTGCTTCCGAAACTGGTGGAGGAAACGAAGCAGGGCTTTAATTTGTACTTTTCGTCAGTGTACTTGTTCGATTTCGAATCCCGTCAATTACTTCTGGCGGCCGGAAGTGGAGAGGCAGGAAACCGGATGAAGAAAGAAGGCAAGGCGTATGATATCGAGGCGCGTCCAAGTATGGTGGCGCAGGCTGCCCGTGATCGTCGAGCCGTGGTGGTTGGCGATGTGAGAGAGCCCGGGACGACTTTCAATCCCAACCCCTATCTGCCGGATACTCGTTCGGCTGTGACCATACCGATGATGATCCAGGATGAATTGGTGGGTGTTTTGGGCTTACAGTCCACTACACTGAACGAGTTTTCTTCGCAGGAAGATGTTCGCATCCTGACCTCATTGGCGGAGCAGATCGCTGTGGCGGTACGGAATGCCCAGTTATATGAAAATCAGGTGCGAGTGGCGGATGAATTGAAGCGGTTGGATAACCTGAAAAATCAATTCCTTGCCAGTATGAGCCATGAATTGCGGACGCCCTTAAATGCCATCATCAATTACGTTGCCATGGTGTCAGATGGGATGATGGGAGAAATAAATGCTGAACAGAAAGAATTACTGGATGGCGCGGTAAAAAGTTCACGTCACTTGTTGCACCTGATAAACGATCTATTGGATATCAGCAAGATCCAGGCAGGGAAACTTGCCCTGTATGTGGAAGATGATGTAAATGTTCATAATGAACTTGAAGCCAGTTTGAACATTGCAAGTGCGATGATCCTCGATAAACCCCTTCGGATCGTCATGGAAATCGAAAGGAATCTGCCCTTGATCTTTGGGGACAAACGTCGTATCCGGCAGATCGTCTTGAATCTTTTGAGCAATGCCATAAAATTTACTGATGGAGGTACCATCACCTTGCAGGCGAAACGGTCTGGGGATGAGGTCATCATTTCCGTCATCGATTCCGGTCCGGGCATCCCTCATGCGGCGCAATCCCTGATCTTCGAACCGTTTACCCAAACCGAGGATGGCATAAAATTGGAAGGCACCGGTTTGGGTCTGCCCATCTCCCGGACTCTCGCCCAGCTTCATGGCGGAAGGTTGTGGGTCGAAAGCGAACCCGGGTCTGGGGCTGCCTTCCACTTTGCCCTGCCAACGGTTGGGAGATCACCGTGAGCAAGGAAGCCCCGAAGGATATTTCCATCCTCTATCTTGAGGATGATTTTGCCAGCCGCAAAGTGATGTCCATTATTCTTGAAAGAGCGGTAGGGATCAAGACATTTGCCGTCTTCGAGAACAGCGTGGATTTTATGACGCGCCTCAAAAGCCTGACCTTCAAACCATCCATTTTTTTGATCGACATCCACGTTCCGCCTCACGATGGATTTGAAGTTTTGCAGATGCTGCGGAACGACCCCGAACACCGCTCTGCGACCATCATTGCCCTGACCGCCAGTGTCATGATCGAGGAGGTAAGGCAGCTGAGGGCAGCCGGTTTTGACGGCGCGATCAGCAAACCGATCGATCATCGAAAATTTCCCAGTCTGTTGAAGCGGATCGTGGAAGGTGAATCAGTATGGAATATTTCATAAAATGTGAGGAAAAAGAATGATCAAACCCTTTTTGGCAAACAAAAGGATATTTCTGATCGAGGATGACTTAGTGAATATTCACATCTTCACAAAGGTCCTTGCAAAACAGAACGCCGAGGTTTTGCATGATACCCTTGGTCACAGTGCGGTTAAGAATATTGTGGAGAACCTGCCTGTCGACCTGATCGTGGTGGACGTCATGCTAAACCGCGGACAGAACGGTTTTGATGTTTTTGAAAAAATCAAGGAAGAGCCGCGTACGCGTAATATCAAGGTTATTGCCACCACATCCCTGGACCCTGAGATCCTCATTCCCAAAGCACGTGAGGCGGGTTTTTCCGGTTTTATTGGCAAGCCGGTGAACGCCCTCGAACTTCCCGCCTTGCTTGAGAAGGTCTTGAAAGGCGAGCAGGTATGGATCGGGCACGAACTCTGATCGACCCCAAATCGTGAAAATAATGGATTGATAAAACTAGGTACTCTCAACCTTTGAAACTAGGTATTTTCCACGATGGCATCCCATCGTGGTTTTGTTTTAATGCGGGGCAAAGGAGTAATAAAAAGTGGTCCTGTTGAACGCCGCTTTACACCTTGAACTGGACTGTTTGTGTACATGACCGAAATTTTATCGGTTGTAAAAATGAATTACTTTATAGGAGAAAATCATGAATAAGAAAAATAAATTATCGATCGCATTCACGCTCGTTGTAGCCTCGATGCTGGCATGTACCCTTCCGGCATCGCAGCAACCCGTCACTGAAACGCCTGATTTGGCGGCAACCCTCACAGCGATTCCCACTTTTGAGGAATCACCAACACCCATTCCGCCAACAGCGACGGTGTGCCAGCCGACCGTCACCACGACTCAGGATTCAAACGTCCGCAAGGGACCCAGCCAGGTTTATGACAAGCTTGGTTACCTTCCCCAGGGCGCTTCGGCACCCGTTGCTGGCAAGAGCAGCGATGGCACTTGGTGGTATATCCAATTTGCATCCGGCGAGAACGGATACGGCTGGATCTCCGGCTCTATCGTGACTGCGACCTGTATCCCGACCACTCTGGCGGTCGTGGCCGCCCCGCCGATTCCGGTTTCGCAGCCAAAGCATACAAAGACGCCCAAGCCATCCAACAACAATAACCACAATAACAACAATAACACCACGACGGCGACCCCCACTCAAACCCAGCCCAGCAACCCTGGCGAACTGCTTTTCAAAGTGGATTTCGATTCGGTCTGGTACTGCGGCGGGCAGGCAAGGGTCAGTGCAAAGATCTATAACATTGGCACGGCAACCATTGAGTCGGTGATGTACAGCGTCGAGGCGAACGGGCTTTATATAAACGGCGGTACGATCAACAACTCGCCATTTGAGTCCACTGCCACAGAGCCGGAACCCAATTGTGCCCAGGATGTCGGGCACGGACAAGGTTCTCTGGCTCCGGGCGCTAACGCCTTCATTCCCATCATCATCTCATCGGTGCCTGCAGCCGGAACCCAGGGATTCTTGTATGTGGAGTCCTGCACAGACAACAACCGCAAGGGAACCTGCACCGGTCAGTTCGTATATTTCACTTTTTAGCCGAGGGGACCGTTGCCATAATAGATCGATGACCTCAATATATTGCGACCTTGGCAGAGATTTGCTACCTGCCAGGGTTGCTTTGGGTAAGTATGGGATATATCCTTATGGTGTTTATTTTTTTCTATCCTTCTGAACATTAAAGTAAATGCACAAAAAAGTAAGATCGTTTGAGATGCAAAACTAGGTATTCGAAGTTCTTAAATCTAAGTAGTTTCCACGATGGCAGACCATCGTGGTTTTGCTTTAATGGGCGCATCGCTGCAGTGAGTTTGCTGCAAAGCTATATAAACCAAGGAGAAAAAAATGTTAAAAAATCGTACATTCAAATTACTGCTTATCGGACTGGTCCTGGCAATTGTTGCTATCTTTTTTCAGAATGCTTTTGCCAAGGTGAGCGATCCCACCGCGGTGGATCATACCTTCCACACGCCACCCATGTCAGACTACAAACCTGTGGATCATACCTTCCACACGCCACCCATGTCGGACTACAAGCCTGTGGATCACACATTCCACACACCGCCCATGTCGGACTATAACCCTTGATCAAGTTACCGGTTAACTGTTCAATCAGCGGACTGAATCATGAAAGACAGCAATCTCTTCCGATTTTTTTGGAAGAGATTGCTGTCTCAATGGATGGGTGATGGCTTGAGCTTGTTGTCAGGGAGGTTAATGAGCGAAAAACTAGGTACTCCATTCTTGAAACCTGAGTAGTTTCCACGATGGCAATCCAGCATGGTTTTGCTTTAATGGGCACATCGATGCAGACGCTTTCTGCAATTTTTATAAATGATTAGGAGAAAAAGATGAGCATAATAACTTCTGAAAAGCGCGATGAAATGACACCTGAAATGGAGGCGCTGAAAGTACGACTCAAAGCCACCTGGGAAGCGGGCGATTACGGACACTTTGCCACATATCTGTTGCCTGGGGCGTTGGAGTTCCTTTCTCGGGTTACGGTCGAACCGGGAAGTCGTGTCCTTGATGTGGCTTGCGGTGCCGGGCAGACGGCAATTCCGATGGCGCGGGCGGGTGCGAAGGTAACCGGGATCGACCTCGCCGCGAATTTGGTGGAGCAAGCCCGCGCCATGTCAAAGGTAGAAAAGCTGGACGCCCGCTTCGATGAGGGAGATGCGGAAATGCTTCCTTATGACGATGCTTCGTTCGATATGGTGATCAGCCTGATCGGAGCCATGTTCGCACCCCGCCCTGAACTGGTCGCCGCGGAGTTGAAACGTGTAACCCGACCGGGCGGCAAGATCATCATGGGCAATTGGACCCCCGGTGGTTTCGTGGGGCAGATGTTCAAGATCATGGGCAAACACGTGCCACCTTCGCCCCTAATGCCCCCACCCGTGAAATGGGGCGATGAAGCAACCGTGCGCGAACGATTTGGGAATGAATTCTCGCATCTTAAAGTCAGCCGCCACCTGTACCCGTTCAAATATCCTTTTTCCCCTGCAAAGGTTGTCGAATTCTTCCGTCAATATTATGGTCCGACATTCAAAGCCTTTGCTGCGCTTGAAGGGGATAAACAGGCAGCCCTGCGAAGTGAGTTGGAAGAATTATGGAGCACCTTCAACACAGCCATGAACGGCACGACAAGTGTAATGGCTGAGTATCTTGAAGTGGTTGCTGTAAAAGCATAGAAAATTCAAAATGTGAATGAAGGAGCATCGAAAAAAAAGTAGATGCTCCTGGCAAGTTTTTGGAATAATCAACAAGAGGATCGCAATGAATCAACCAAAAGGATACGTAGACACACAATATTTGCAGACTACCGCCGCCCTGCTTCAGGACTTCAAACAACGCAGTTACGAATGGATGCAAATTCAGCCGGGTCATGTTGTTTTGGATGTCGGCTGTGGCCCAGCTTCTGATACGGTGGCGCTTG
This portion of the Anaerolineales bacterium genome encodes:
- a CDS encoding flap endonuclease — encoded protein: MKIHLVDGTYELFRAHFGAPPKKAPNGQEVGATLGLIRSMLLLLSGPEVTHVAVAFDHVIESFRNKMYAGYKSSEGVDPVILNQFPLAEASIKALGMVTWPMSKFEADDAIAAAVAKFKKVKSVEQIVICSVDKDLTQMVDGDRVVCWDRRREITLNEKGVIEKFGVPPESIPDFLALVGDSADGYPGIQGWGEKSTSAVLAKYKHIESIPKDPNKIPLSLGRATTLLENLQKNYKDALLFRELSTLRTDVPIKETLADLKWQGVYPRFKKVCEELGNQSIPERITRWRK
- a CDS encoding dihydrofolate reductase encodes the protein MRKIIVHEFITLDGVIQAPGSPTEDTDGGFTHGGWTLPYWHDEIGAHFGQIFADADTLLLGRKTWETHGEAFEPNSAEDPFNGFKKYVVSNTLKSADAWRDSTIIRGNVIEEVRKLKSQPGKNIVMDGSSVLVQALIENELVDEIALHVYPLALGGGKHLFPEGKRVNLNLIESSSLPTGVVYQRFQLA
- a CDS encoding AAA family ATPase, whose product is MFPDKSVICPVTIGRDNDLQRLQGLFAHALEGNGQIALISGEAGIGKTRFANEAETWSAQRGLVLRGNCFQTESAQPYAPLLDLLRYFLATRSKDEIKRAIGPHAVSLLRLMPELEVHFPDIVPAPTPDPKIEKQRIFQSLTQIFMELARNKPLVVIIEDLHWSDSTSLEFLLLLARRIAPLPIFLVLTYRSDETNPELTHFLAELDRSRLGTDFSLKRLTAFDVDLMLRAILELDTPVSQEFLDAVFPLTEGNPFFIEEILKSLMEEGDVFFANGVWDRKEISQLRIPRTIQDAVQRRTQKLDERTVRVLTMASVLGRRFNFHLLRDILQVDEPELLENLKQLVKVQLIVEENADVFAFRHALTREAAYSTMMLRERQGLHRLAGEAMERMFIAVLTSHFADLSYHFYTAEEWRKAFDYSLKAGDQACDLYAPREAIVFYSRVFVAARQLGKEIEPGLLLLRGRAYETMGDFKSALDDFEQALKIARESHDGMTEWQTLLNLGQLWTGRDYQRTGEYFRVAESVSQTLQDARLQALSLNRLGNWHVNIGKTGQGLGLHRKALEIYQQNQDPKGTAESFDLMGMAVMHHGDLLASFGEYQQAIKIFRSLDDKYGLISALSGSCNTFSWNETNFVPGITPLENYHMSIEALELSRQTGWTAGEAFVEWSIALNLGGRGLFDEAIGHASESLRIATEIGHRQWIIGAQNALGYVHLMMLQANSAIQWFELALAFANKLGSAWWVGGITANLAGAYLLNNDLPRARALLDTGLENEKGDYTLARQRMLWAKGHLLLAEEKPKESLKIVEELLSLRSRHPANQPIPYLLKLKGQALTRLKQEKKAVESLEDAKRGAIQREALPLQWQIHALLGWLHRTQKNTQASEMEFGSARQVLNTLEANIQDETLREQFLNRALEYLPKERVLTKRQSESEKYGGLTAREREVMRYLSRGKSNREIAEALFLSERTVENHVANILNKLGFDSRAQAAVWAVEKGLV
- a CDS encoding class I SAM-dependent methyltransferase, which encodes MLYLMVFTVLFLIVILSALWMIVPAFFGPPSIPTRMNRIRKALQLANLQPGETVYDLGAGDGRVLLIAANEFNAKAVGVEVGPVQCLLIKLRALASGHGDKIRVKWGNYFKAELKDADVVFIYATSKETIKLAGHLKTQMKLRARLVSISADFPEWEPTFIDELDLIFLYVMPPVDGSPATYFIKKAG
- a CDS encoding GNAT family N-acetyltransferase, with product MIKIAPITLEGHGIRLEPLTFEHEADLSAAAADGELWNLWFTSVPQPEETKAYIETALAGYQAGHMLPWAVRELTTGRIIGSTRYHDVIANIDRVEIGYTWYAKSWQKSHVNTVCKLLLLAHAFDTLGCKVVGLRTDNFNFNSQKAIEGLGAKKDGILRHHAMRRDGSVRDSVMYSILVTEWPGVKQNLRFRLARHGTL
- a CDS encoding GNAT family N-acetyltransferase, with the protein product MAKITLRPVIEADLSILFQQQLDPEAVALSAYPSKDRGEFMRHWEGILRDKNVTARTIVYKEKVAGHIICWKESKYEQRIGYWIGREFWKRGIASAAVAEFLVIVRNRPLYAEVANRNLGSKRVLEKNEFKLLDEGVKSSMYKLGA
- a CDS encoding GAF domain-containing protein encodes the protein MTELLFRTFQNWGERERTKREKLFDDWLLNDALQEAWRARVISSLCAIFLVFTFINGSTTLKTFLEYPAYQSWQFLLLLISSVYWGALMGVSWWLARHGKAQQAVYIMLILFLVGPTGLGSIGIREFSDFYNVPLLVLSILFVSLLSKREEQQTLNIAVILVWSLYILLQYLLADDIQRTIPPLMAAITPGAILSTIMFYVILILQFYRLSVPNKILLSSLTAFHFFHQVILLYLQNILAKYLTSFALDYFMDEFRFILYFLIGSMTLVLLIVTRVISNPLTKLTDTVVRINENNLKLRADLTSIDEFGELSKVFNQIIARLGETLDGLEQQVEERTRDLNVASQVSKQITQVLNLEELLPKLVEETKQGFNLYFSSVYLFDFESRQLLLAAGSGEAGNRMKKEGKAYDIEARPSMVAQAARDRRAVVVGDVREPGTTFNPNPYLPDTRSAVTIPMMIQDELVGVLGLQSTTLNEFSSQEDVRILTSLAEQIAVAVRNAQLYENQVRVADELKRLDNLKNQFLASMSHELRTPLNAIINYVAMVSDGMMGEINAEQKELLDGAVKSSRHLLHLINDLLDISKIQAGKLALYVEDDVNVHNELEASLNIASAMILDKPLRIVMEIERNLPLIFGDKRRIRQIVLNLLSNAIKFTDGGTITLQAKRSGDEVIISVIDSGPGIPHAAQSLIFEPFTQTEDGIKLEGTGLGLPISRTLAQLHGGRLWVESEPGSGAAFHFALPTVGRSP